The genomic stretch CGCTTCGCCCGCACCAGGTTGAGCGCAGCGCTGAGCCCGGCCGGACCGGCTCCGATGACGACGACGTCGACCACGGACGTCAGCGTGCCGCGAGGGAACGGAGCCGCGCGAGCGTGGACTGCTTGCCGAGGATCTCCATCGACTCGAACAGCGGCGGGCTGATCCGACGACCGGACACCGCGACACGCAGCGGACCGAACGCCACCCGGGGCTTCAGCTCGAGGCCGTCGATGAGCGCCGTCCGCAGGGCCTGCTCGATGGCGGCCGTGGACCAGTCGTCGAGCTGCTCGAGTGCCGTGATGCCCGCCTGGAGGACCGGGGCCGGGTCGCCCTTGAGGGAACCGAGGGCGTCGTCCTCGACCACCAGGTCGTCGTCCGCGGTGAACAGGAAGCCGAGCATGCCCGGCGCCTCGCTGAGCAGCTGCATGCGCTCCTGGACGAGCGGGGCGGCCAGCTCGAGCACGCGCTGCTGCTCCGCCGTCGCCGGGTCGTCGAGGAAGTCGGTCAGGTAGGGTGTGAGACGAGCACGGAAGTCGGCAGGGTCGAGCAGACGGATGTGGTCGCCGTTGATCGACTCGGCCTTCTTGTGGTCGAAGCGCGCCGGGTTCGGGTTGACGTCGGTGACCTCGAAGGCTGCGACCATCTCGTCGATCGAGAACACGTCGCGGTCGGCACCGATCGACCACCCGAGCAGGGCGAGGTAGTTGACCAGGCCCTCGGGGACCATGCCGTTCGCGCGGTGGTGGAAGAGGTTCGACTCCGGGTCGCGCTTCGAGAGCTTCTTGTTGCCCTCCCCCATCACGTACGGCAGGTGACCGAACTGCGGGATGAACTGCGCGAGGCCGATCTCGTACAGGGCCTCGTACAGCGCGATCTGACGCGGCGTCGACGAGAGCAGGTCCTCGCCACGGAGGACGTGCGTGATCCCCATCAGGGCGTCATCCAGGGGATTCGTGAACGTGTACAGCGGCTTGCCGTTCGGACGCACCACGACGAAGTCCGGGAACGAGCCCTGCGGGAAGGTGATCTCACCGCGGACGAGGTCCTGGAAGCTGAGGTCACGGTCCGGCACGCGGAGGCGGAGCGCCGGCGCCCGACCCTGGTCGCGGAACGCCTGACGCTCGGCGTCGGTGAGGCCACGCTCGTGGTTGTCGTAGCCCTGTTTCGGGTCGCGGCCGTTCGCGACGTTGCGGGCTTCCATCTCCTCCGGCGTGACGTACGACTCGTACACGTGGCCGGCCGCCGTGAGCTGCGCGATCGCGTCGGCGTAGACGTCGGCTCGCTCGGACTGTCGGTACGGGCCGTGCGGTCCCCCGACCTCGACGCCCTCGTCCCAGTCCAGCTTCAGCCAGCGCAGTGCCTCGATGATCTGGGCGTACGACTCTTCGCTGTCACGGGCGGCATCGGTGTCCTCGATGCGGAAGACGAGCTTGCCGCCGGTGTGCCGGGCGTAGGCCCAGTTGAACAGGGCGGTGCGGACGAGGCCGACGTGCGGCGTTCCGGTGGGCGACGGGCAGAACCGGACGCGGACGTCGGAACCGGTGGCAGGGGAGAATGGCGCTGTCATGACGCCCTGATCCTACCGTGGCCGCCCGTCCAGCCGGCGGCCCTGTACCGGCAGCTGTGCGGAGGCGGCCGTGCAGCGGCGACCCTCAATGAGGGCTGCGCCGGGGAATGCAGAAAAGCCCCTGACCGGTGGAGCGTGATGCTCCACCCGTCAGGGGCTTTCCATTGAAGAGAAGTCCGGCGGCGTCCTACTCTCCCACAAGGTCCCCCTTGCAGTACCATCGGCGCTGAGAGGCTTAGCTTCCGGGTTCGGAATGTGACCGGGCGTTTCCCTCTCGCTATGACCACCGGAACACCATCGACCCGAAACGGATCAAACAGGTTCCAGCCATCCCCCACCAACGGTTCGGTGTCATCACTCCCGCCGAAACAGGGTTGATGACACCCCACACCGGTGGGGTAGCTGAACTATTCAGTTTGATTCCCGATCGTCTGTCGGGAACCACAAAGTGGACGCGAGCCCTGACCCGTGAGGGTCAGGAAAAAAGTGTGTGTCAAGTCTTCGGCTTATTAGTACCGGTCAGCTCCACGGGTCGTTAGTCCCCGCTTCCACATCCGGCCTATCAACCCAGTAGTCTGCTGGGAGCCTCTCACACTCAAGGTGCATGGAAATCTCATCTCGAAGACGGCTTCCCGCTTAGATGCTTTCAGCGGTTATCCGGTCCGAACGTAGCTAATCAGCGGTGCCCTTGGCAGAACAACTGACACACCAGAGGTTCGTCCATCCCGGTCCTCTCGTACTAGGGATAGATCTTCTCAAATTTCCAACGCGCGCAGCGGATAGGGACCGAACTGTCTCACGACGTTCTAAACCCAGCTCGCGTACCGCTTTAATGGGCGAACAGCCCAACCCTTGGGACCTACTCCAGCCCCAGGATGCGACGAGCCGACATCGAGGTGCCAAACCATGCCGTCGATATGGACTCTTGGGCAAGATCAGCCTGTTATCCCCGAGGTACCTTTTATCCGTTGAGCGACAGC from Curtobacterium sp. MCLR17_032 encodes the following:
- the gltX gene encoding glutamate--tRNA ligase, which translates into the protein MTAPFSPATGSDVRVRFCPSPTGTPHVGLVRTALFNWAYARHTGGKLVFRIEDTDAARDSEESYAQIIEALRWLKLDWDEGVEVGGPHGPYRQSERADVYADAIAQLTAAGHVYESYVTPEEMEARNVANGRDPKQGYDNHERGLTDAERQAFRDQGRAPALRLRVPDRDLSFQDLVRGEITFPQGSFPDFVVVRPNGKPLYTFTNPLDDALMGITHVLRGEDLLSSTPRQIALYEALYEIGLAQFIPQFGHLPYVMGEGNKKLSKRDPESNLFHHRANGMVPEGLVNYLALLGWSIGADRDVFSIDEMVAAFEVTDVNPNPARFDHKKAESINGDHIRLLDPADFRARLTPYLTDFLDDPATAEQQRVLELAAPLVQERMQLLSEAPGMLGFLFTADDDLVVEDDALGSLKGDPAPVLQAGITALEQLDDWSTAAIEQALRTALIDGLELKPRVAFGPLRVAVSGRRISPPLFESMEILGKQSTLARLRSLAAR